A genomic segment from Parolsenella catena encodes:
- a CDS encoding DEAD/DEAH box helicase, which translates to MSAPRAVVCYDEARPGMYLRIEGQDIASFMASAAWRAWLYYPASAVDGTDRDRILLDGGMGLRECQDMLEAIMEADGHGVEVAVDPSFGAFVNAGETYIRERSEVGLAIKAQTAEGIADDPQLGPRFREFRDVVNASMVRPLRDRQMLDAFFMATVGRAADFSVPGAGKTATVLGVFAYLRHLGLARRIVVVCPKNGFESWEKEWVATFGDKLPLSCFSLGDPAIAAMSTERRRNALSLDSGACNLFTFNYESLSGYVRELHAIIPDQTLLVFDEVHRVKAIGGRRAEAALEAADGAKFVIALTGTPIPNTYQDIYNLLHILYPEDYDTFFGYEPGELRAPDADLQASLNDSLAPFFCRTNKDELGVPRPEPDEIVEVEATPDEDTLLRVLYASCPNALARIIRTLQLESDPEMLCSAVDPGDLEYVLDQVGDDYSDIDYVDFSQTFYEAIERSRPSSKLVACERLVERIVAEGRPVIVWCIFVRSISNLRRDLAAMGIPAEAIYGATPQEERREILDDFRAGRFRVLVTNPQTLAESVSLHSVCHDAVYFEYSYNLVHLLQSKDRIHRLGLPDDQKTRYYFMREKFMRDGRELSLDAVIYDRLKEKEQTMLDAIDRGCLEGGYLDDEDLRIVFERLLGEDAKSLEY; encoded by the coding sequence ATGAGCGCGCCTAGGGCCGTCGTCTGCTACGACGAGGCGCGCCCCGGCATGTACCTGCGCATCGAGGGGCAAGACATCGCCTCGTTCATGGCCTCGGCCGCATGGCGCGCCTGGCTGTACTACCCGGCGAGCGCCGTCGACGGCACCGATCGCGACCGCATCCTACTCGACGGCGGCATGGGCCTTCGCGAGTGCCAGGACATGCTCGAGGCGATCATGGAGGCCGACGGCCACGGCGTCGAGGTCGCGGTTGACCCGAGCTTCGGCGCCTTCGTGAACGCCGGCGAGACCTACATCCGCGAGCGCTCCGAGGTGGGGTTGGCCATCAAGGCGCAGACCGCCGAGGGCATCGCCGACGACCCCCAGCTGGGGCCGCGCTTCCGGGAGTTCCGCGACGTAGTGAACGCCTCGATGGTGCGTCCCCTGCGCGACCGGCAGATGCTCGACGCCTTCTTCATGGCGACGGTTGGGCGCGCGGCCGACTTCTCGGTGCCCGGCGCCGGCAAGACCGCGACGGTGCTCGGCGTGTTCGCCTACCTTCGCCATTTGGGGCTCGCGCGCCGCATCGTGGTGGTTTGCCCCAAGAACGGCTTCGAGTCGTGGGAGAAGGAGTGGGTCGCCACCTTCGGGGATAAGCTGCCTTTGAGCTGCTTCTCGCTGGGAGACCCCGCCATAGCGGCGATGTCGACCGAGCGCAGGCGCAACGCGCTGTCGCTCGACAGCGGCGCGTGCAACCTGTTCACGTTCAACTACGAGTCGCTCTCGGGCTACGTGCGGGAGCTGCATGCCATCATCCCCGACCAGACCCTGCTCGTCTTCGACGAGGTGCACCGGGTGAAGGCCATCGGCGGCAGGCGCGCGGAAGCCGCGCTCGAGGCGGCCGACGGCGCGAAGTTCGTGATCGCCCTTACGGGAACGCCCATCCCGAACACCTACCAGGACATCTACAACCTGCTGCACATCCTGTACCCCGAGGACTACGACACGTTCTTCGGCTACGAGCCGGGCGAGCTCCGCGCGCCCGATGCGGACCTCCAGGCAAGCCTCAACGACAGCCTGGCGCCCTTCTTCTGCCGAACGAACAAGGACGAGCTCGGCGTGCCGCGCCCGGAGCCCGACGAGATCGTGGAGGTCGAGGCGACGCCCGATGAGGACACATTGCTGCGAGTCCTGTACGCGTCTTGCCCCAACGCGCTCGCGAGGATCATACGCACCCTGCAGCTCGAGAGCGACCCCGAGATGCTCTGCTCTGCAGTGGACCCAGGCGACCTCGAGTACGTGCTCGACCAGGTCGGCGATGACTACTCGGATATCGACTACGTCGACTTCTCGCAGACGTTCTACGAGGCCATCGAGCGAAGCCGCCCGAGCTCGAAGCTCGTGGCGTGCGAGCGGCTCGTGGAGCGCATCGTCGCCGAAGGCCGCCCCGTCATAGTATGGTGCATCTTCGTACGCAGCATCAGCAACCTCCGCCGCGACCTCGCCGCCATGGGGATTCCGGCAGAGGCGATCTACGGCGCCACGCCACAGGAAGAGAGACGCGAGATTCTGGACGACTTCCGCGCGGGGCGCTTCAGGGTGCTCGTGACCAACCCGCAGACGCTTGCCGAGTCGGTCTCTCTGCACAGCGTCTGCCACGACGCGGTGTATTTCGAGTACAGCTACAACTTGGTGCACCTGCTGCAGTCAAAGGACCGCATACACCGTCTGGGCCTGCCCGACGACCAGAAGACGCGCTACTACTTCATGCGCGAGAAGTTCATGCGCGACGGCAGGGAGCTATCCCTCGACGCCGTGATCTACGACCGCTTGAAGGAGAAGGAGCAGACGATGCTCGACGCCATCGACCGCGGCTGCCTTGAGGGCGGCTACCTCGATGACGAGGACCTGCGTATCGTCTTCGAGCGCCTGCTGGGAGAAGATGCCAAGAGCCTGGAATACTAA
- a CDS encoding plasmid mobilization protein, which yields MPCENSARKRSKTMAFRCTPEEHKLICEMAAWSGMSRQDYIIAKLTDTQVEVRPSVSVQKALKDSMAELSKEVRLAASYGELSESLQQRIELVMRFFLALGEGVEAPVTEAPPQTSHLEEPTTSVMDAGSDTASIFEMGRM from the coding sequence ATGCCGTGCGAGAACAGCGCCCGCAAGCGCAGCAAGACGATGGCGTTTCGCTGCACGCCCGAGGAGCACAAGCTCATATGCGAGATGGCAGCCTGGAGCGGCATGAGCAGGCAGGACTACATCATCGCCAAGCTCACCGATACCCAGGTCGAGGTGAGGCCCTCTGTAAGCGTGCAGAAGGCGTTGAAGGACTCGATGGCGGAGTTGTCCAAGGAAGTACGGCTGGCGGCCTCCTACGGCGAGCTGAGCGAGTCCCTGCAGCAGAGGATCGAGCTCGTGATGAGGTTCTTCCTGGCGCTCGGCGAGGGGGTTGAGGCACCAGTGACGGAAGCGCCACCGCAAACCTCGCATTTGGAAGAGCCGACAACATCCGTCATGGATGCGGGCTCCGACACCGCAAGCATCTTCGAGATGGGGCGCATGTAA
- the guaA gene encoding glutamine-hydrolyzing GMP synthase, with protein sequence MQTSQQKVIVLDFGAQYGQLIARRVRDLHVYSEIMPCDATAEEISAAGPSAIILSGGPASVNEEGAPRVDPKIYELGIPVLGFCYGHQITAVTLGGTVFHPEVGEYGRAELHVKADSKLFADTPANQTVWMSHFDAVNNVPEGFVVTASTDVCPVAAMENAERKIYTTQFHPEVKHTEYGQQLLKNFLFGICGLEANWSMDNLVETMTAQFREKVGDDRVILALSGGVDSSVVAALGARAVGKQMTCVFINHGLLRKGEPEQVEEVFTKQFDVDFIHVHAEDRYAELLAGVTEPEQKRRIIGTQFWKEFFAVAQQLETDGKPVKYLAQGTIYPDIIESGARKTGGKASTIKSHHNLIPFPDGVHFDLIEPLDHFFKDEVRALGLALGLPEHIVFRQPFPGPGLAIRIIGAVDKEKLEILKNADAIVREELDAYNQRLFEETGDRNSEHSCWQYFAVLPDIKSVGVMGDERTYQRPIILRAVESSDAMTADWAKLPYDVLARISGRIVAEVPGANRVCYDITSKPPATIEWE encoded by the coding sequence ATGCAGACAAGCCAGCAGAAGGTCATCGTTCTCGACTTTGGCGCCCAGTACGGGCAGCTCATCGCGCGTCGCGTCCGTGACCTGCATGTCTACTCCGAGATCATGCCGTGTGACGCCACTGCCGAGGAGATCTCTGCGGCGGGCCCCAGCGCCATCATCCTGTCCGGCGGCCCCGCCAGCGTGAACGAGGAGGGTGCGCCGCGCGTTGACCCCAAGATCTACGAGCTGGGCATCCCCGTGCTGGGCTTCTGCTACGGCCATCAGATCACGGCCGTGACGCTGGGTGGCACCGTGTTCCACCCCGAGGTGGGCGAGTACGGCCGCGCCGAGCTGCACGTGAAGGCCGACAGCAAGCTGTTCGCCGACACCCCGGCGAACCAGACGGTCTGGATGAGCCACTTTGACGCCGTGAACAACGTGCCCGAGGGCTTTGTGGTGACGGCGAGCACCGACGTGTGCCCCGTGGCCGCGATGGAGAACGCCGAGCGCAAGATCTACACCACGCAGTTCCACCCCGAGGTCAAGCACACCGAGTACGGCCAGCAGCTGCTCAAGAACTTCCTGTTTGGCATCTGCGGGCTCGAGGCCAACTGGTCCATGGACAACCTCGTGGAGACCATGACGGCGCAGTTCCGCGAGAAGGTCGGCGACGACCGCGTGATTCTCGCGCTGTCCGGCGGCGTTGACTCCTCCGTAGTCGCCGCCCTTGGCGCGCGCGCCGTGGGCAAGCAGATGACCTGCGTGTTCATCAACCATGGTCTGCTGCGCAAGGGCGAGCCCGAGCAGGTCGAGGAGGTCTTCACCAAGCAGTTCGACGTTGACTTCATCCACGTGCACGCCGAGGACCGCTACGCCGAGCTCCTCGCCGGCGTGACGGAGCCGGAGCAGAAGCGCCGCATCATCGGCACGCAGTTCTGGAAGGAGTTCTTCGCGGTCGCCCAGCAGCTCGAGACCGACGGCAAGCCCGTGAAGTACCTGGCCCAGGGCACCATCTACCCGGACATCATCGAGTCTGGCGCGCGCAAGACGGGCGGCAAGGCGAGCACCATCAAGAGCCACCACAACCTCATTCCGTTCCCGGACGGTGTGCACTTTGACCTTATCGAGCCGCTTGACCACTTCTTCAAGGACGAGGTGCGTGCGCTGGGCCTGGCTCTGGGCCTACCCGAGCACATCGTGTTCCGTCAGCCGTTCCCGGGCCCGGGCCTTGCCATCCGCATCATCGGTGCGGTGGACAAGGAGAAGCTCGAGATCCTGAAGAACGCCGACGCCATCGTGCGCGAGGAGCTCGACGCCTACAATCAGAGGCTGTTCGAGGAGACGGGCGACCGCAACTCCGAGCACAGCTGCTGGCAGTACTTCGCCGTGCTGCCCGACATCAAGAGCGTGGGCGTCATGGGCGACGAGCGCACCTACCAGCGCCCGATCATCCTGCGCGCCGTTGAGTCCAGCGACGCCATGACGGCCGACTGGGCGAAGCTGCCCTACGACGTGCTGGCGAGGATCTCTGGCCGCATCGTGGCCGAGGTCCCCGGCGCCAACCGCGTCTGCTATGACATCACGTCCAAGCCGCCCGCGACGATCGAGTGGGAGTAG
- a CDS encoding DUF262 domain-containing protein encodes MFNGSRLLEIPFYQRAYVWGEEQWERFLGDMEFVTASKRPYFLGSIILKQASSGNTWSEVSEVRTVIDGQQRLTTMVIFFKALCARIDADRLFERDFVLETGEVALRHGKYDRQDFEKVVSATGCEPVEGSSSIVLAYNYFLKNIDPEKVDRNTIKSNVQFVCIDLTEGEDEQQIFDTINSLGVRLTTAELLKNYFFNRENEQAFKECWEDVFEPTAEKREYWEQEVVTGRIKRTLVDLFFDAFLQILVQDKKRGVTTEDKLFYSRTSNLFQSYKDFIGRYCNGDKDEILDSMKAYAEVFESTFDPGYCDADIPSAPGVERLNVLIFGLKNSTLIPYVLYVRKNAESSGEESEVFALLESYIVRRTLVQATTKNYNRLFTSLILNEVKDAETLRKALEANEEATTYMPGDDEVRRAFEESCLYNLQSKGVLYLLESAIRPGMSSTALLGFNQYTLEHMMPKKWRNKWGALDDEAATRRDRKLLTLGNLAIITHSLNASIRDADWPTKKQGKGYKDGLALCAAGLATMAGALEKESWDEGDIADRAEWLADKALEVWR; translated from the coding sequence GTGTTCAACGGATCGCGCCTGCTCGAAATACCTTTCTACCAAAGGGCGTACGTCTGGGGAGAAGAGCAATGGGAGCGCTTCCTCGGCGACATGGAGTTCGTCACGGCTTCGAAGCGACCTTATTTCCTGGGCTCGATCATCCTGAAGCAAGCCTCCTCCGGCAACACTTGGTCCGAGGTGTCCGAGGTTCGCACAGTCATCGACGGCCAGCAGCGCCTCACGACCATGGTCATCTTCTTCAAGGCACTCTGCGCGAGAATCGACGCCGATAGGCTGTTCGAGCGAGATTTCGTCCTGGAGACCGGCGAAGTCGCCTTGAGACATGGCAAGTACGACCGGCAGGATTTCGAGAAGGTCGTCAGCGCCACGGGCTGCGAGCCTGTCGAGGGCTCCTCGTCCATCGTCCTTGCCTACAACTATTTCCTCAAGAACATCGACCCAGAGAAGGTCGACAGGAACACGATCAAGTCGAACGTCCAGTTCGTCTGCATCGATCTCACCGAGGGCGAGGACGAGCAGCAGATATTCGACACCATCAACTCGCTCGGGGTGCGCCTGACGACGGCGGAGCTCCTCAAGAACTACTTCTTCAACCGCGAGAACGAGCAGGCGTTCAAGGAGTGCTGGGAGGACGTCTTCGAACCCACGGCGGAGAAGAGGGAGTATTGGGAGCAGGAGGTCGTTACCGGGCGCATCAAGCGCACGCTCGTCGACCTGTTCTTCGACGCGTTCCTCCAGATCCTGGTTCAGGACAAGAAGCGCGGCGTCACGACCGAGGACAAGCTCTTCTATTCGCGCACGTCCAACCTCTTCCAGTCCTACAAGGACTTCATCGGCAGGTACTGCAACGGAGACAAGGACGAGATCCTCGACAGCATGAAGGCGTATGCCGAGGTGTTCGAGTCCACGTTCGACCCCGGCTACTGCGACGCGGACATCCCCTCCGCTCCCGGCGTCGAGCGCCTGAACGTGCTGATATTCGGCCTCAAGAACTCGACGCTCATCCCGTACGTGCTCTACGTTCGCAAGAACGCGGAGTCTTCGGGCGAGGAATCCGAGGTCTTCGCCCTGCTTGAGAGCTACATCGTCCGCCGAACGCTGGTTCAGGCGACCACGAAGAACTACAACAGGCTGTTCACCTCGCTGATCCTGAACGAGGTGAAGGACGCGGAGACGCTGAGGAAGGCTCTTGAAGCAAACGAAGAGGCGACGACGTACATGCCCGGCGATGACGAGGTTCGAAGGGCGTTCGAGGAATCGTGTCTGTACAACCTTCAGTCCAAGGGCGTTCTCTATCTGCTGGAAAGCGCCATTCGCCCAGGCATGAGCAGCACGGCCCTGCTCGGGTTCAACCAGTACACCCTCGAACACATGATGCCCAAGAAGTGGCGCAACAAATGGGGAGCCCTCGACGATGAGGCTGCCACGCGAAGGGACAGGAAGCTCCTCACGCTCGGCAACCTCGCCATCATCACGCATTCGCTCAACGCCTCCATCCGCGATGCCGATTGGCCCACCAAGAAGCAGGGAAAGGGATACAAGGACGGTCTTGCCCTCTGCGCCGCCGGCCTTGCGACCATGGCCGGCGCCCTGGAGAAGGAGTCTTGGGACGAGGGCGATATCGCCGATCGCGCCGAATGGCTTGCGGACAAGGCGTTGGAGGTCTGGCGTTAA
- a CDS encoding helix-turn-helix domain-containing protein: MSVGKNIRRYRKSRGMTQAQLAEAVGLTEGAVRHYESGIRAVKPELLESISAALGVSVNALKDYGVETAGDLMSLLVRLEDSFGIVPSADGTGLSLNPKAPHAPKAATAIELWAEKRAQLENGKIDADEYEDWKASL, from the coding sequence ATGTCCGTAGGCAAAAACATAAGGCGGTACCGCAAGTCGCGCGGCATGACGCAGGCTCAACTCGCCGAGGCCGTCGGCCTGACCGAGGGGGCCGTGCGCCACTACGAGAGCGGCATCCGCGCCGTCAAGCCCGAGCTGCTCGAGTCCATCTCCGCGGCGCTCGGCGTGTCCGTCAACGCCCTCAAGGACTATGGCGTCGAGACCGCGGGCGACCTCATGTCGCTGCTCGTGCGGCTCGAGGACTCGTTCGGCATCGTTCCCTCCGCCGACGGCACGGGCCTCTCCCTGAACCCCAAGGCTCCGCACGCGCCCAAAGCCGCGACGGCGATCGAGCTGTGGGCAGAGAAGCGCGCGCAGCTCGAAAACGGCAAGATCGACGCCGACGAATACGAGGACTGGAAAGCCTCGCTGTAG
- a CDS encoding DEAD/DEAH box helicase: MASIDISQIIETTAPAVPQIYAYTTPEIVRHNGWTKIGYTEQDVRERIKQQTHTADVQWHLEWSGNATWEHRAGTFHDTDFHAYLEKQGVEREPKKEWFKISGEESHQQFYRFRDTDGVLDAPGAASYTLRAEQQRAVEQTGAFARAHWDEGGAHGGEFLWNTKPRFGKTLTAYDLCRSIGAQKVLIVTNRPAIANSWYDDYVKFVGLEGGYRFISGVDALTGKPYCLSREEYLRAIRNDPEGPKGFIEFVSLQDLKGSIRFGGVYQKLDEVADLTWDVLIIDEAHEGVDTFKTDVAFDHIKRRFTLHLSGTPFKAIANEKFADDAIYNWTYADEQQAKRDWPADSEQPNPYANLPKLNLLTYQMSDIVEQEARGGMEIDGEQTEFAFDLNEFFSTKHNGGFVHDADVDKFLDALTTQEKFPFSTPGLRDELRHTFWMLNRVDSARALAKKLQAHPVFKDYEVVLAAGDGKIDADDENEKSLDKVRRAIKDHDRTITLSVGQLTTGVTVPEWTAVLMLSNMASPALYMQAAFRSQNPCLFDLGGGNYARKENAYVFDFDPARTLTIFEQFANDLYGETARGGGDVETRERHIRQLLNFFPVYGEDEEGQMVELDAEQVLSVPRRIHAREVVRRGFMSNFLFQNIASVFRAPAEVVEIIQRFDPYEQGKAQNAEKNKVEIDEGTADELSINDEGEVEIPDEQVVGKAADIFGPKVYGDIAVEFSGHMDDIAKAHEADDDDRVMLDNLKEAFKQSVTAPLVQAAKESYGSELKPRQQQQIERKVQADADIQLNRQVGDYQIQARRIEQSRKDELKAATSETERAEVNKRHDEQKAEAFQTLAQKLEDSREELVQRAGETVVREVETAKKEDEKQGIEDKVRAHLRGFSRTIPSFLMAYGEEGTTLANFDTVIPADVFQDVTSITVDEFRFLRDGGDYTDGETGEVKRFVGHLFDEVVFNDSVSEFIKLRERLANYFDESQTEDIFDYVPPQKTNQIFTPRNVVVQMVDLFEKENPGCFDDPSHTFADLYMKSGLYITEIIKRLYRSEGMKAAFPDDRERLDHILEHQVFGIAPTKIIYEIATHFILGFHDEVGQGCDSNFELADAAELAKEGTLEAYVERVFGPKLGEA, encoded by the coding sequence ATGGCGAGCATCGACATCTCCCAGATCATCGAGACCACCGCTCCCGCGGTGCCGCAGATCTATGCCTACACCACGCCCGAGATCGTCCGCCACAACGGCTGGACCAAGATCGGCTACACCGAGCAGGACGTGCGCGAGCGAATCAAACAGCAAACGCACACCGCCGACGTGCAGTGGCATCTGGAGTGGAGCGGCAACGCCACGTGGGAGCACCGTGCGGGCACGTTCCATGACACCGACTTCCACGCCTACCTCGAGAAGCAGGGCGTCGAGCGCGAACCCAAGAAGGAATGGTTCAAGATTAGCGGCGAGGAGTCTCACCAGCAGTTCTACCGGTTCCGCGACACCGACGGCGTGCTGGACGCACCCGGCGCTGCCTCCTACACCCTGCGCGCCGAGCAGCAGCGCGCAGTGGAGCAGACGGGAGCCTTCGCCCGCGCCCATTGGGACGAGGGCGGCGCGCACGGCGGCGAGTTCCTGTGGAACACCAAGCCGCGCTTCGGCAAGACGCTCACCGCATACGACCTGTGCCGCAGTATCGGCGCGCAGAAGGTGCTCATCGTCACCAACCGCCCTGCCATCGCCAACTCCTGGTACGACGACTACGTGAAGTTCGTGGGCTTGGAGGGCGGCTACCGCTTCATCAGCGGCGTGGACGCTCTGACCGGCAAGCCCTACTGCCTCAGCCGCGAGGAGTACCTGCGCGCCATCCGCAACGACCCGGAAGGCCCCAAGGGGTTCATCGAGTTCGTGAGCCTTCAGGACCTCAAGGGCTCCATCCGCTTCGGCGGCGTGTACCAGAAGCTCGACGAGGTGGCCGACCTCACCTGGGACGTGCTCATCATCGACGAGGCACACGAGGGCGTGGACACCTTCAAGACCGACGTGGCATTCGACCACATCAAGCGCCGCTTCACGCTGCACCTCTCTGGCACGCCCTTCAAGGCCATCGCAAACGAGAAGTTCGCCGACGACGCCATCTACAACTGGACCTATGCCGACGAGCAGCAGGCCAAGCGTGACTGGCCTGCCGACTCTGAGCAGCCGAACCCCTACGCCAACCTCCCCAAGCTCAACCTGCTCACCTACCAGATGAGCGACATCGTCGAGCAGGAGGCCCGCGGCGGCATGGAGATTGATGGCGAGCAGACCGAGTTCGCCTTCGACCTCAACGAGTTCTTCTCGACCAAGCACAACGGCGGCTTCGTGCACGACGCCGACGTGGATAAGTTCCTCGACGCGCTCACCACGCAGGAGAAGTTCCCGTTCTCGACACCCGGGCTGCGCGACGAGCTGCGTCACACGTTCTGGATGCTCAACCGCGTCGACTCCGCCCGCGCCCTCGCCAAGAAGCTGCAGGCGCACCCCGTCTTCAAGGATTACGAGGTGGTACTCGCTGCTGGCGACGGCAAGATCGACGCCGATGACGAGAACGAGAAATCGCTCGACAAGGTACGCCGCGCGATCAAGGACCACGACAGGACCATCACCCTTTCGGTCGGCCAGCTGACCACGGGCGTGACCGTGCCGGAGTGGACCGCCGTGCTCATGCTCTCGAACATGGCGAGCCCCGCACTGTACATGCAGGCGGCCTTCCGCAGCCAGAACCCGTGCCTGTTCGACCTGGGCGGCGGCAACTACGCGCGCAAGGAGAACGCCTACGTCTTCGACTTCGACCCGGCGCGCACGCTTACTATCTTTGAGCAGTTCGCCAACGACCTGTACGGCGAGACCGCGCGCGGCGGCGGCGATGTCGAAACGCGCGAGCGCCATATCCGTCAGTTGCTGAACTTCTTCCCCGTCTACGGCGAGGACGAAGAGGGGCAGATGGTCGAGCTCGACGCCGAGCAGGTGCTCAGCGTGCCGAGGCGCATCCATGCCCGCGAGGTGGTCAGGCGCGGCTTTATGAGCAACTTCCTGTTCCAGAACATCGCGAGCGTCTTCCGCGCGCCGGCAGAGGTCGTGGAGATCATCCAGCGCTTCGATCCCTACGAGCAGGGCAAGGCACAGAACGCCGAGAAGAACAAGGTCGAGATCGATGAGGGCACGGCCGACGAGCTCTCCATCAACGACGAGGGCGAGGTGGAGATTCCCGACGAGCAGGTCGTAGGCAAGGCTGCGGACATCTTCGGGCCGAAGGTCTACGGCGACATCGCCGTCGAATTCTCAGGCCACATGGACGACATCGCGAAAGCCCACGAGGCCGATGACGACGATCGGGTGATGCTCGACAACCTCAAGGAGGCCTTCAAGCAGAGCGTGACCGCGCCTCTGGTACAGGCCGCCAAGGAGAGCTACGGCAGCGAGCTCAAGCCGCGCCAGCAGCAGCAGATCGAGCGCAAGGTCCAGGCGGACGCCGACATCCAACTCAACCGCCAGGTCGGCGACTACCAGATTCAGGCGCGCCGCATCGAGCAGTCGCGCAAGGACGAGCTCAAGGCGGCGACAAGCGAGACCGAGCGCGCCGAGGTGAACAAGCGCCATGACGAGCAGAAAGCGGAGGCGTTCCAGACGCTCGCCCAGAAGCTCGAGGACTCCCGCGAGGAGCTCGTGCAACGCGCCGGCGAGACCGTGGTGCGCGAGGTGGAGACGGCGAAGAAAGAGGACGAGAAGCAGGGCATCGAGGACAAGGTGCGCGCTCATCTGCGCGGCTTCTCGCGTACCATCCCGTCGTTCCTCATGGCCTACGGCGAAGAGGGCACGACGCTCGCGAACTTCGACACCGTGATCCCCGCTGACGTCTTCCAGGACGTCACGAGCATCACCGTTGATGAGTTCCGCTTTTTGCGTGATGGCGGCGACTACACCGATGGCGAGACCGGCGAGGTAAAGCGCTTCGTTGGGCACCTCTTCGACGAGGTCGTATTCAACGACTCCGTGAGCGAGTTCATCAAGCTGCGCGAACGCCTGGCCAATTACTTCGACGAGTCCCAGACAGAGGACATCTTCGACTACGTGCCGCCCCAGAAGACCAATCAGATCTTCACGCCGCGCAACGTCGTGGTTCAGATGGTGGACCTCTTCGAGAAGGAGAACCCGGGCTGCTTCGATGACCCGAGCCACACCTTCGCCGACCTGTATATGAAGTCTGGCCTCTACATCACCGAGATCATCAAGCGCCTGTACCGAAGCGAGGGCATGAAGGCCGCCTTCCCGGACGACCGCGAGCGTTTGGACCACATCCTGGAGCATCAGGTGTTCGGCATCGCGCCCACCAAGATTATCTACGAGATTGCCACCCACTTCATCCTGGGTTTCCACGACGAGGTCGGCCAAGGATGTGACTCTAACTTCGAGCTCGCGGACGCCGCGGAGCTCGCCAAGGAGGGCACGCTGGAGGCATACGTCGAGCGCGTCTTCGGGCCCAAGCTGGGCGAGGCGTAG
- a CDS encoding site-specific integrase gives MPVYKDGNNGTFYVQCYYRDARGSKRHKTKRGFSSEVEAAVWESQFKSLNGGAMDMTFSEFVEVYASEVKPRVREHTWITKEYIINDKLVPFFGDMRMCDVRPIDLIRWQNELTEHRDADGKPWAPTYLRTVNNQLNAIFNHAERYYGLTDNPVRRVDKIGSKKGGEMQFWTKDEYLRFSEAVMDKPLSFHAFELLYWTGIRCGELLALTPSDFMLDSSRLRINKSYQSLHGVDTVTDPKTPKSVRTIVMPAFLRDEMADFIEMRDDVAPDERLFAVTKHFLAHEMERGCKASGVKRIRIHDIRHSHVSLLIEMGFSALAIAERMGHEAVDITYRYAHLFPTKQDEMAAALDGARG, from the coding sequence ATGCCCGTGTACAAGGATGGCAACAACGGCACGTTCTACGTGCAGTGCTACTACCGCGACGCCCGCGGCTCGAAGCGCCACAAGACGAAGCGCGGCTTCTCCTCCGAGGTGGAGGCCGCAGTGTGGGAGAGCCAGTTCAAGAGCCTTAACGGCGGGGCCATGGACATGACGTTCTCCGAGTTCGTCGAGGTGTACGCCTCCGAGGTGAAGCCGCGCGTACGCGAGCACACGTGGATCACCAAGGAGTACATCATCAACGACAAGCTCGTGCCGTTCTTCGGAGACATGCGCATGTGCGACGTGAGGCCGATCGACCTCATCAGGTGGCAAAACGAGCTCACCGAGCACCGGGACGCCGACGGGAAGCCCTGGGCGCCGACGTACCTGCGCACGGTGAACAACCAACTGAACGCCATCTTCAACCACGCCGAGCGCTACTACGGCCTCACCGACAACCCGGTGCGCAGGGTCGACAAGATAGGCTCGAAGAAGGGCGGCGAGATGCAGTTCTGGACCAAGGACGAGTACCTGAGGTTCAGCGAGGCGGTCATGGACAAGCCGCTGTCGTTCCACGCCTTCGAGCTGCTGTACTGGACGGGCATACGCTGCGGCGAGCTCCTGGCGCTCACGCCGTCCGACTTCATGCTGGATAGCTCGCGGCTGCGCATCAACAAGTCGTACCAGAGCCTCCACGGCGTGGACACCGTGACCGACCCCAAGACGCCCAAGTCCGTGCGCACGATCGTCATGCCCGCCTTCCTTCGCGACGAGATGGCGGACTTCATCGAGATGCGCGACGACGTCGCCCCCGACGAGCGCCTGTTCGCCGTGACCAAGCACTTCCTGGCCCACGAGATGGAGCGCGGGTGCAAGGCGTCGGGCGTGAAGCGCATCCGCATACACGACATACGCCACAGCCACGTGAGCCTGCTGATCGAGATGGGCTTCTCCGCGCTGGCCATCGCCGAGCGCATGGGCCACGAGGCGGTGGACATCACCTACCGCTACGCGCACCTGTTCCCCACGAAGCAGGACGAGATGGCCGCCGCGCTCGATGGAGCGAGGGGGTAA